A single genomic interval of Stieleria maiorica harbors:
- a CDS encoding RNA 2'-phosphotransferase — protein MKSKDKLVSTSKFLSLVLRHRPEVIGAKLDPEGWLAIDELIAQANSHGKALTLELLHEVVATNDKKRFALSDDGLRIRASQGHSVSGVELNLEQQTPPEVLYHGTVAAFLDSIRATGLQKRSRHHVHLSPDEETATKVGSRRGKPIILRVAAETMHRDGHQFYLSANGVWLVDAVPPIYLTFTE, from the coding sequence ATGAAATCTAAAGATAAACTCGTCTCCACCAGCAAATTCCTCAGCTTGGTCCTGCGGCATCGGCCCGAAGTGATTGGTGCAAAGCTAGACCCTGAAGGTTGGCTCGCGATCGACGAATTGATTGCCCAAGCAAACTCCCATGGAAAGGCATTAACGCTGGAACTGCTTCACGAAGTGGTTGCGACGAACGACAAGAAGCGTTTCGCCTTGAGCGACGATGGATTGCGCATCCGCGCCAGCCAGGGTCACTCGGTCTCCGGTGTCGAACTCAACCTCGAACAGCAGACGCCTCCCGAGGTTCTCTACCACGGAACTGTCGCGGCATTTCTCGACAGCATTCGAGCGACCGGTCTGCAAAAGCGATCACGTCACCACGTCCATCTTTCGCCCGATGAAGAAACCGCGACCAAAGTTGGATCGCGGCGAGGCAAGCCCATCATCTTGAGAGTCGCAGCCGAAACCATGCATCGTGACGGCCACCAATTCTATCTCTCCGCCAACGGAGTCTGGCTCGTCGACGCCGTCCCACCGATCTACCTGACTTTTACAGAATGA